CGCGCGATCGTGTTGTACGTACCTGCTGAAAGCGCCTGACCTCCAAACGGCAGCCATGAGGGCAACGCCGAAGAGATGGTGAGGTACGCGAGCAGAAACGCGAAGATGACCATGATGACGTTGTTGAAGTAGTACGCGGCATCCTTGGAAGCCATGTTCTCGATGGCGTCCTCGCCGCCCTTCGCAGGCCCGAAGCTCTTCCAGCGGACGACAAGGCCGATGATGCCGGCTACCACCGACAAGATGATGAGAGCCAAGAACAGCACGAGCGATACGTTGTCGCCTTCGAACGCGTGCACCGACTGCACGAGACCCGATCGGGTGATGAACGTGCCCACGATGACGAACGCGAACGTAATGCACGCGCACATAACCGACCAGCGCTTGAATGCGCCCCGCTGACGGTACACGGTGAAGCTATGGATGAGGGCGACGCCCACGAGCCACGAGAGCAAGCTCGCGTTCTCGACGGGGTCCCAACCCCAATAGCCGCCCCAGCCGAGCACAACATAGGCCCACACCGCGCCGAGCCCGATACCGAGCCCGAGGAACAGCCATGAGAAGATGGCGTAGCGCGAGCTGCGCTCAACCCAGGCTTTCGAGGGATCGTTCACGATGAGCGCCGCAATGGCGTACGCGAACGGGATCGTAAGGCCCGCATAGCCGATGAACAGCGTGGGCGGATGGATGGCCATGGCCCAGTGCTCCAAAAGCGCGTTCATGCCCCAGATCTGCGCGCCGTTGGTAAGCGCACCCGTGGAATCGAAGTACATCGCAGGCATGGCCGTGAACGGCATGTTCGTTTCCGAGAACAGAAGCACGCCGGTAAACGCGGCAAGCACGAGCTGCGAGACGAACAGCGCCATGTTGTCGAGCTTTTCCATCTTCTTCATCGAGCGTATGGCCACGATCGCATTGAAGACCGAGATGAGCCACGCCCAGAACAGAAGCGAACCTTCGCGGCCGCCCCACAGCCCCGAAAGCTTGTAGAGCCATCCGAGCTCACCCGCCGCATTGCTGTGGTTCTGAACGACGTACTGGATGGAGGTATCGCCCGTCATAAAGCAGAACACGAGCAGCGCGCAGCAGAACGTGAGCGCCACCGCAGAGAGTATGGACGCGATGTAGCCGCCCCACGTAAGCGTATCGGCACCGCCGCTTGCGCGCTTGCGGCCGAGAAAGTGGCCTGCGAGCAGGCACACGATGGACACCGCAACGCCGGCGAAGGCGATGAGCAGGCCGATCAAACCGTATGTCGACATGTATTATCCTTCCAGCGCGACATCGGTCGCACTAAACGTTGAATCGGAATTGAGCGAACCGGTCAGCACGAGGGATGAGCCGTCCTTCACCTCGTCGGAAAGGGCGTCGTCGAACTTCACGGGAAGCTCGGCTCCGCTTTCGGCATCGACGAGAACGAAGCGATCGCCCTGGCCCGCCGCTTTGAGGGTGCCTTCCTTGACCGTGCCGGTAACTTTGACCGGCTTATCGACAACGCTCTCGCCGTAGTCGAGAAGGCTTGAAACGCTGAGGGCATCGGTGGCGTTCTCGTACTTGGACGGGCACTTCGTTACCAGCTCGGTAGCGTGAAGCACGCCCTCTTCATCGATTTTTCCCGTGCAGATGGCCGTCACGTCGTTTCCGAACGTTGCCGCAACACCGCCTTCGTAACTGACGGATAGATGGACCGACGAATCGCCTTCGGGATCGTAAATAGCAAACGTCAGCATGTTCCCCGTCGTCTTGAAAGAATTCTCAACGACGTTGCCGGAAACTTGCACACGTTCGTTGGCATGACTGCCGTCAGCAGCCTGCGCTACGGATACCGATTTCGCCGCAGTCGAGCCGCCGACAAGGGCAAGCACGACGATCAGCACGATAACGATGATTCCCGTTACCACGACCATACGCCTTTTAGTTTTCGCGTTCACGTTCGCCTCCTTAACTAAACTCGTTCATTGTCGCCTACCTGAAAGACACGGGAAGCGCGATACGCGAGGAAAACAAAGTTTTTACCGATTGGGAACGTCCGCCGCGTTCGATTCTGCAGCGGCTCGGACCCAAAGCTGTTCCATCGCGCTTCCCGTCTAGCAAAGAGCCCGTCAAGGCATCGCGAAATGCACTTGGCGGGCTCCCTCTTGCGTATGCAATTTTTTCGCTGCGCGGCTTTTCGGCTTTGCAGCCCGCCCCGAAACGATTCGGCGGCGGTACAACTCAGATGGTCTACGCTACGCCTTCAAGCTTGTTAGCCTGGGCGGTGGTCAGCCAGCCATCCGGAATCTCAGCATCGCTGTGGCACTGCGAGCAGTAGTTCACCGATGCACGGTGCCCCTTGTGGCACTCGGTGCAGGCGATCTCGCCGTGCTGTGCAACGTGAGGATTGCGCTCCATGTCAGCGGTAGCTGCGATCAGATCCTGACGGGTCTGCGCATGGCAGGCGTCGTTCAGGCAGAACTGATCGGCCTCGAGGCCGCGAGCCTCGACCAGATCCTCGTCAGTGCGCTCGTAGAGCGGGTACTGATAGTTACCCGAGATCCAGTTGATGCCCTCGGAGATCTGCTCTTGCATGGTGGGAACGTGGCAACCGAGGCAATCGGTACCAGCGCCGCCTTCATCTTTTGAGATCTTGTGCTGAACGGCCATCATGGCGCTCGTATTAGAGACCTCGTTGCCGTACTTGTCGACACCAGCCGTGCCGGGCTCCTGCTCGAAGCCTTCCACATACGGGTCCATCGGAGTATGGCAAATGGCGTTACAGAAGCTGGGCTGCTCATGCCAAACCCAGAAGCCGGCACCGGCTGCTACGAGAACCACCACGACGACGCCGACGACGATAGGCCACTTCTTCTTTTTCTTCTTAGGAGCAGCTTCTGCCTCCGGAGTCGCAACGGTTTCTTCCTCGGTAGCGGCTTCCACTTTGGTTTCCTCTTCGCTCATCTCTTCTATACCCCCTTTCTTTTTTCTCTCGCTTATACGGTTGTGCCCCTCGCGGCATTGCGGAAAAAACGCCGCAATACGAAACAAAAGCACTTTACCACAGGAATACTATCCGACAAGTCCTTAAAAACCTATCACCCATTTAGGGGGAATTAGCCCGAAATGCCCCACATTTTTGAGTGAACAGGTCGAAATACTCAAACTTTTCGGTGCCAAAGGTTTGGGGGAAGGCCTTTGAGACCTTCCCCCATTAGGAGAGACTCGAAGATGCGCGGTTTACAACATTGCCAGAGCTTCGTCGACAGCAGCCTCGGCCTTATCGAGTGTTTCGAAGGTCAGCTCGGGGTTATGGGCGCCCTCGCTGTTTTCAACCATCACGAAATCCCAATAAAACTGTGCCGTGCGATGGAGGTTCTGGACCTTGGCAAGATCGTCTCCAGCCAGCGTTCCGGCGTCTTTCTGCTCAGCGGTCTTGTTGATCATGTCTTCGATCTTCTCGCTGATGGCCGTTACGCGCTCCTCTTCCTCGGACTGCCAATCGGCAACCTGCTTCTTGAGGTCGGCATGGCAGCTGTTGCAGTCGTTTTCGAGCAGCTCTTGGTTCTCAAGCGGGCTCTTCCACTCATGCGACACGAATTCGGTGCCGTCATCGGCGGTGGTGGTGCCCATGTGGCAATCGGCGCAGCTGTAGCCGTTCTTGGCCATCTGGGTCTGCTTGCCACCGTAGATCGTCTCGAACTCGGGGTGCTGGACCTTGATCATAGCAGCGCCGGTGAGCGGATGCTCCCAATCCTTGAAGCCCATCTCGTCGTAGTACGCGAGGATGGCATCAGGCGTCATCGCGTCGGTTCCCTCGTAGGGGTTGGACGTGGCCTTGGTGTCAGGATTGAAGTAGTACTCGTTGTGGCACTGGCCGCACACCTGAGCCTCCATGGGAACGTTCTTGGTGTCGCTGCCCATGGCCTTCACGAAGAACTGGTTGCCCACCGTGAGCGACTGCGGATCGTTCTCGTGGCAGTTCCAGCAGCTGATAGGCTCGGTGAACTCGTTGATGAGGTCGTTGAACTTCTCGGTGTACACCTGCTCGCCTTCGGTGTTCACCATGCTCGTGAATTGCGGGGTTTTGCAGCTGATGCAGTTGGCGAGCTGCTCTTTTTCGATGGTCCTCGGCGAGTTCTTCACGCTCTCAAGCGAGTACAGGTGGCTTGACGCTTCGTCGTAGCCCAAGGCGAACGCATAGCCCTTGTACATCGTGTTGAGCGCAGGATACAGCTCGAGGTAGTCGTGCTTGCCCGAATCGGGCGAATTCGAGGCGTTGTCCTCGTAGGTTGCGTACTCGCTCGGGTAGATGTCTTTCCACATCTCGGCGGTTACGACCCCGAACTCGTCTGGCGTGGGGGTTTCAACCTGCTTCGGTTCCTCTTTCGGTTCGTCGGTGCCCTTGTTCTGATCTGCCGTGTTGTCGGCCTGCGGCGCACAGGCCACCAGGCCCGTGAACAACGCAATGGCGCACATCGTGCTTAACCAGAGGGCGAGTTTGTTGCGTTTTCTCATAATCTCTCCTCCCGTCGTCTCTCCACCACGAAATATACACACATTCGGTGGGGAATACGGCGACGACGCTACGTCATGGTACTTTCCATCATCGAAGAGTAGGAGAAAACCCTTTATTCTCAACTGTGAGAGATATCATCATGGATTCTGCGGCAAGCACGCACTCGCTCGGAGCGCGGGCGGCGTCCTGCGCGTTCTGACCCCGCAAACAATCTGGACATGAGACCGGCGTCGGCGCGTTCCACCCTGCAAGAAATCGAGGCATCGGGATGGCAACCCCGTTCCCGAAGCAAGCAAATCAGTCAACTTGGGAACATAGAGCGAAGAACTCGGGCATGGACACGCGCGGAGTGGCATGGCTGACCGGCATTCCCAAAGAGCTTCCGCGCGTAGCCTTCGCGTGGCCGCCTGGCCGCCTGTCCGTGTGGCCGCCTGATCGCCTAGCGATAAACTTAATGCGACAACCGGGAAACTGAGGAAACCAGATTAAGCACATATGAGGATAGAGCACTTGCAGCGAGCCCCGTCGCTCAGGGTTCGATCCGATCGATCGCATCGAGCAGTTCTTGCTTGGAGTGCACGCCCACTTTGCGGTAGATAGTTCGCGTGTAGTTACGCACGGTGTTTTCGGAATAGCTCAGCTGCTTGGCGATCACGTTGCGGCTTCTGCCTTGGGCGATCAGGCGCACGATGTCTGCCTCAAGCGGGCTGAGGCCGAAGGCTTTCGCGAATGAATCGAACGGATCGCCGATGTCGCTTCGAGAAACGAGAGGATCGGCGCTCTCTTCGCGAGGCAGCGCTTTGAGTTCGTAGGCAAGTGGCTGGGTCACCTCGGGTTGCGGGCGCAGCACGAGCACCATCTCGACAAGCACCACGAACGCCATGCAGATGAGCAGCCACAGGCCGTGATCGAGCGTCGGGCCAACCGCGTAGACGATGATACGTCCGATGCTCATGGCGAAAAGCGCACCGCCGTAGACGATGCCGTACAGAAGCGCGGTGTCTTTGCGCGAGTGGCGCCCGATCAGGTAGATGAAAAATACGAGGGGAATGTAGAAGCACGTGATCGCGTTCGTCACGAAGAACGTTCCCACTTCTTCCGATCCCGGCCACCCGCTCATGAGAAACCCGATGCATACGATCATGAGGGCGTTCACGAAACCCCAATACGTCGAGAGCCTGAACCCCCGTCCGCGCACGAGCACCCACCAAATGGTGAACACAATGCAGGCGATCACGAGCAGCTGATGGACCGAACGCACCGTCTGCGACAGTTCGCGGATGCGCCCGTCGGGATAACCGAGCGCCATGCCGAGCAGCAGCGCGTAGAGAACGAACGCTACGACGATCTGGGAGATGTAGGGGCGGTACCGTTCACTGTAGGCCGTATCGCATGGTTCGGCTACCGGATCGCCCCGCTTGTCGAGAATCGCCATGGATTGCCAGTAGGCGATCACCGAAAGCGCCGGTACGAACAGGTTGAGGATGCCGATGACGTCGGCGCTCAGGTACCCCGCTACCAACGAGAGAAAGCACGAAAGCGCGAGCCCGCCCGCTGCGTAGAGAAACGCCTCGCCCGGCTTGAGGCGCTGCAGGAAGAACACCCAGATGATCTCGCCGCCCACAAGGCCGACTCCCCCGATCACGAAACGAGCGACCTCAAACGACAGCGTGCCGAAAAACAGATCGACAAGGTAGAACGCACCCGAAAGCGTCATGAGCACCAAGCCCGACCACGCGAAGAACGACTGCGAGCTGTGGGAGAATTTCGTTTTGTACGACAGGAACAGCAGAAGCGCAATCACGCCGACCCGCACGATGTTCGCGCCGACCGTGACATGTCCGTAATCGGCCGAGAAGTGGAGGTTGTAGAAATTGTACTGGTACCACAGCCGCATGAGGCCCATTCCGAAAAAGGCGATGGAAAGGCCAGGCAAAAACGCCACCTTGAAGTCTGCAAAGGATCCGGTGTGCAGGTTTGCGTCGATATCGGTTCGCTGTGGTTGCTTCCTCATGCTTCACCCCCGAAGAAGGGATTATAGCATTGGGCTGGTGCGTCGCGGAAAGCGTTAGCGAAACCAAACCCGTGGATGCACGATCCTCACCTGCGGTTTTGCAAAAAGGTACATTTTGGACACCGCAAGGATACCTTTCGAGTCTAGTTTGCCCCAACCCATAAGCCTATGCTCGCCGAGATTCGCCGAGCGGATCGATCGGACACAAGGGCCCGCCAAGCGGGCGGAAGGGAGCAGCAATGCCTGAAAACATCAGCAGAAGGACGTTTGTGCGAGGAGCAGCAATGCTCGGCGTGTACGGAGGTCTCATGGGCTTCGGCTTGACCGGATGCGCAGCACCGTCGAAACCCGAAGAAAAGGCAGCGGCAGCGTGGAAGGCTGGAACGTACAGCGCCGATGTGGTGGGTCATAACGCGCCGTTCACCATCGACGTCACGTTCTCCGAAAGCGCCATCACCGCCATCGATACGAGCACAAGCCAGGAATCGCTCGGCGTGGGCGCGTACGCGCTTGAGGATCTGTCGGCCAAGATGATGGAATTCCAGACGCTCAACCTCGATGCGGTTACCGGCGCGACGCTTTCGAGCATGTCGCTTGCACAGGGCGTGAAGGAGTGCGCCGAGCAGGCGGGTGCGGCAAAGGATCTCGAAAGCGCAGCCGCGCCCGAGGAGGAGATTGCCGAAACGTACACGGCCGACGTGTGCGTGGTCGGAGGCGGCGGTGCGGGACTTGCCGCAGCGATTTCTGCATCCCAGGCGGGTGCAACGGTCGTCGTCGTCGAAAAGTGCGGCATTACAGGCGGCTCGACCAACGTGTCGGAGGGCGCGCTCAACGCGGTTGACCCCGAGCGGCAGGAAAAACAGGGCATCGAGGATTTCGTTGAGACCTTCTATACCTCGACCATGGAAGGCGGCCACAACCTCGGCGATCCGACGCTTGTCCACTACTTAACCGACAACGCCCTCGATTCGGTGCACTGGATGGAGTCGCTCGGCGTCGCGTTCAAAGACGAAGTAGGTTCGGCCACCGGCTCGCTCGGCGAGCGCAGCCACTACCCCGCCACCCCCTCTGGCAACACCTATATCCGCTCGTTCATCGACTATATCGAGAAGAATTCCGACACGATCACGATGCTCCACGAGATGCAGGTGACCAAGCTCAACACCGACTCGAGCGGCGCCGTTGTCGGCGTAGAGGCGCTCCATCGCGGCACTGAACCCGTCACCGTCGAGGCGAAATCGGTCGTGATCGCAACAGGCGGATTCGGCGCGAACGTCGAGTACCGTCAGAAGGTGAATACGGGCGTATGGTCGAGCGTCACCCTTGATGACACGATTGGCTGCACGAACATCAAGCCGTGCGCGCAGGGCGAGGGTCTTTCACTCGCCGAAGGCGCCGGTGCCGAATTGGTAGGCCTTTCTGATATCCAGCTGCATCCGTGCGGCACGCCGGGAACCGGCCTTATGGAAGACATCCGCACTTCGGGGCGCAACCGCGTGTTCGTGAACAAGGAAGGCTCGCGTTTCGTGAACGAAGGCGCCGAGCGCGACAAGCTGTGCGAGGCCATCTTCGCTCAGCCCGAATCGACGTACTGGATCGTGGTCAACAAGGTGCGCTACCCCTCTGAAACCGAGCCTGATGCCAACGGCGCGACCATCGAGAACATGCTCTCGCTCGGCCACATCGTCAAGGGAGAGACGATCGAGGATTTGGCCGAGCAGACCGGCATGGACGCCGCGAAGCTCCAGGCATCCATCGACGCCTACAATGCGGTCGTCGCAGGCGAAGCGGAAGACGAGTTCGGATTCAAAGCCGGCAACACCGCCGACACGCAGCTGACCGAAGGCCCCTGGTACGCATGCCGCAAGGTGCCTACCGTTCACCACACCATGGGCGGTATCAAGATCGACGTTGACTGTCACGCGCTCGACGCATCGGGGAAGTCGGTTGCAAACCTGTACGCATGCGGCGAGTGCACGGGCGGCATCCACGGCAGCAACCGCCTCGGCGGCAACGCCATCGCCGACTGCATGACTTTCGGCCGAGTGGCAGGCGCGCAGGCTGCCGCGAACGCAGGAGCATAGCGCACGCAAGCTACTGGAACGTGGGAGCATAGGCCGGTGTAGACTGCCACAAGCATGAACAAGCAAGCACACAAACCAGCGAGCAGACACGCGAACCTGTGCGCTTAAGCAGCCGACCCGCGCGAGCTCGGTTCTGCCGAACTGCATACGCGCAAGGAGCGCGACAAGTTGAAGCTTGCCGCGCTCCTTCGCTTTCGGGCTTATGCGAAGCTCGGTGCCAAGGGCTGCACGTACCCGACGGCTTGCGACAGGTCGAACCATACGCTCGCTTGGTGCTCACACGCGAAGTAGGTGCAAGAAATTGGCTGTGTTAGACCACTGTTGACATATTCCAGTACTCTCCGAAGGGAAACGGAGTTGAAGGATAGTTCCTTCTGGTCGTCTCGTATGTTCCGCTTATGGCATTTGAGTACAGCACCTCACGACGGTCAGCATCGCTTTTCCTGAATTGCTCAACGTAGCAAAACCAGTCAAGGTAATGTTTAAGGCGCCTTGTGGAAACACCTTTGAACGGGAATAGGAAATCCCTCAAGCGTGAATGGAGAGCATTGACCATGTTGATCTTATACCCCTTACCCGATGATGTGCAATAACGCCTATGCCCCGCACCGATCGATGCCAAGGCTTTGGGGTAAGCTGCATCCCAGTCACTTGATACGATGGCCCCTTTTTCGACCTTGCCCTTTAGGAGCGCCTCGATATCTTCGATGCTCGATTTGCCCCGACAGCACACCTCGCAGAAGCAGTCTCCCCGGTCACTGATGCCGGTTAAGATGCTGATCCTTTCCCTGGACGACCCCGAAACATGTATGGCGTTCCCCCGCTTATGGGGTTTTCTCGGTAGCGAAACAGACCCTGATCTGGTCCAGTTCCCCGAGAGATTCTCATTGACTATGGTTTCATCGATCTGGCAGGCTGACCCTTTCCCGACACGAAAAGGCATGAGTCTTTTCGCCATCACCTCACAAAGGCGGTGGCGCATGAACCAGGCGGTGGAAAGGCAGGTATTGCAACGCTTGGCAGACTCCCGAAGACTCAATGCATCCACCATGCATGCGGCAAAGCTCATCCACGCCCCTCCGCTGAGCTTCGAGTTTGCCAGCAGTCCTTTGGTCGCACCGGAAAAGGTCCGCGCACAGCCGCCGCAAAGCCATCGTTGTTCTCTTGAGCGGCCATGGCCCTTCTTGGTGAAGCGCGCACAGCCGCAGTGCGGACAAACGGAAGGTCCGTTGCCTTCAGAGCTAACGATCAGCTCTTCGGCAATGGCTTCTTTTAGGTGGGCGAGCATCTCGATTTTCTCAGCGCGGGTTAGCTGGGGCAAAAGTTGGTGTAGAATCTCAAGCATAGGCTCTTCTCCTTACTGGTCGTCTGATAACTTTCAGTATAGTTGGAGAGCCTTTTTGGTACAAGTGTTCTTGTCAACAGTGGTCTAACACAGCCAAGAAATTGCGGATTGGTAAATGCTGAAGGTGCTCTACACGGTCTCCAAAGCAAAGTATGCGACGTTTCCCCAGCTCGGCAAATCAAAGGCATGTTACCGTGCGCGTATGGGAGACGTGTCATTTACAAAACCGTCATTTCTTGCACCTACTTGGGTTTCGAGCACCAAAAGGACGACGCGACCACCGAGAGCGCGAGTAAGCATAGGGCGCACATCCGAACATGCGGGTCGGAACACTCGGCCAGACGAGCGTGGCACAATCCTTTCCGAGTATCGTACTTCAAGCGGATTATCACGCCGATGGGCGGCCGAAGCCGCCCATCTTCTAAAGCATATGGTTCTTAGCCGCTGATCAGCCCTAGTGCAAGCCGTAACGCTAGCGGCGGTTCGACCTGCCCCTTATCGCCACGCCCGCGAGCACTCCTAACGCGAGCACCGCCAAAGCTCCGATCGCCACAAGTAGGGGCAGCACGCTATCGCCTGTTGCCGCCCAAGCTGCACCGCTTGGCGTTGCAGCAGGTTTGCTCGCCGCAGGGTTCGATGGATCCGCGGGATCGGCAGGGTCGGTCGGATCGACAGGATCGATCGGGTCGACAGGCCCCGGAGGATCGGGCGGCGTGGGATCTTCTACCTTCTGGTTCATTACCTGACCGATATCGAACGAAAGCGTCGTCCGGTCAAGCGTCACCTGGTGCACGTCTTCGCTCATCACGTAGCCTTCGGGCGCAGCGATTTCTTTCACGAGATACGACCCCTGAGCCTTGTCCGTAAATACAACGGTACCGTCTTGGCCGCTCTCAGCCGTCTCGAGCGGATCATCGAGTGCGGGGTCGGCCGTAGCCAACCAGAGGCCGAACGTGGCACCCGCCAATGCGGCCCCGTCCCCGTCGGTCTTGGTCAGGGCGATGGTTCCGAGGCTCAGGGTATTCGCAACCGTGCCGAGATCAACGTTAAGCTGCAAGTTGCTCACGATTCGAGCCTGATGAACGGCTGAGTCGGCATCGAAGCCAGCTGGAGCTGTAATCTCCTTTACCTGGTACTCGCCGCTTGCGAGATCGGCGAACGTCACCGAGCCGTCAGCTTGGCTCGTTGCCGTCTTAAGCGGCTCATCCGCTTCGACATCGGCGCCCGACGGCCAGATGCCGAAGACAGCATCGGCGAGACCATCGCCGTTGTGGTCGACCTTTGTAAGCGTTACGGTGCCATCGAGCGCACCTGTGAGGCCAGCATCGACATCGCTGCGCGCATCGCCGCTTGCCAAGGCAAGCTCGTCGGTTTCCCACGTATCTTTGAGCTTGGAATCGTTTTCGGCACCCGCTCCCCCGACAGCAAGATCGGTCGGAATATGGGTCGAGAGCGGTTCGATCGCCACTTTGTACGTGCCAGGCTTCAATCCGGTAAACGAATACGCACCGCCTGCCGACGTTGTCATGGAACCGGTTTCTTCCGCAACACTACCGTTCATGCGATACAGCGTCACCTTCGCGTTTTCAAAACCCGGCTCGTGAGAATCCTGCACGCCGTTTCCGTCCGTATCCTCCCACACGTAATCGCCGATGCTCGCCTTGGTGTAAAACCCACCGTCGACGTTTTCAGGGTGGCTTTCGGTTGCAAGGTTCACCGTGGCCGAAGCAAGATACGTGTCTGCACGCACAAAGTCGTTGTCGACTTCCTTGTCGGAAATCGCCTGGTATCCGGTTATCTCAAGGTTAACCGGAAGATCGATCTCGACACGGTAGCGCTCGGGCAACAGCCTGTCGAACTCGTAATGGCCCACTGCGTCAGTGGTCGTTTGCGCAACGAGACTGTCATCCCAATCGTAAAGCCGCACGATCTTGTTCGCGTACACAGGCTCGCTCGCATCGCGCGTGTCGTTTCCATCGGCATCCTCCCAAAGGATGCCCGCGAGTTTCTTGTCGGCTGAACTCTTGCTGATGTAAATGCCCGATTTATGCGGTTCGCCGGGCACAATGTAGCCACCTGCGTGCTTACCACCAGCCGACATCGCATTCCAACCCACGAGTGTCGTCGATGCCGCGTTCTCTGGAATCGTAACATTGAGGCGCACTTCGAAGGAGTCGGTTGCATTGAGGCCGTCGGTCTTGACGAGCATGACCGCCTTGGCCGTCGAAGGAAGCGCTGAAGCGCCATCCCACGGAGTCCAGGTTGCGCCCGAGCTTCCCGAGAAATCGGTTAAGTCGATTTGATTGGTGGCGGGTGTCGCATCTTCGGAATAATACAGCTCGAACGCAGACGACAAAGCAGCTCCGGAAGTATCCGTCATGCTGTCAACCTGCAACTGCGCAGTGCTCTTTTTTGCGTTGCTGCTCAGCGCCATCGTATCGCCGAGCACAGGCAGCATGTCGATGATACGCACCTCCTCGAGGTTCGTCGATTCGGTGTTGGTTGCGCTGAGCGAGAAGTACCCGCTTCGCGCGCCGAGCGAAGTATCGGTCGTCTGGGTGAGCGCGTAGTCTGATCCGTTGACCGATGCAAGCTTCTGCGGGTTCAGGCCAAGCCCGTTATCGACGGGAATGCCCCATCGGTACGTGGAGCCATAAGCACGGTCCGCAAGCGCGTCGATGATGGCCCAGTCGGCAGGCCGGTTGAGATACCAACTGTTCACGACGCCGGCACCGCCCCCGCTGTACTGCTGCGTAGGATCATCACTTGCAACGAGGTAACGGAAATACGCTTCCGATCCGATACCCGGTT
Above is a genomic segment from Raoultibacter phocaeensis containing:
- a CDS encoding IS1595 family transposase, yielding MLEILHQLLPQLTRAEKIEMLAHLKEAIAEELIVSSEGNGPSVCPHCGCARFTKKGHGRSREQRWLCGGCARTFSGATKGLLANSKLSGGAWMSFAACMVDALSLRESAKRCNTCLSTAWFMRHRLCEVMAKRLMPFRVGKGSACQIDETIVNENLSGNWTRSGSVSLPRKPHKRGNAIHVSGSSRERISILTGISDRGDCFCEVCCRGKSSIEDIEALLKGKVEKGAIVSSDWDAAYPKALASIGAGHRRYCTSSGKGYKINMVNALHSRLRDFLFPFKGVSTRRLKHYLDWFCYVEQFRKSDADRREVLYSNAISGTYETTRRNYPSTPFPFGEYWNMSTVV
- a CDS encoding MSCRAMM family protein, coding for MIGSTRSAGGRQKLLALLVTFCLLLSLVPISGYANEASAEQSPSSSTQSGGSADDSASDQGSSAGGQDNGQSDTSSDDASASSSKADDAGSAAGSEGEGGEQRAAVDPHAAAANTVEPNASEGEPVAPLANEIARLTGSVTTTPTNPLSGASFKMTIEMNSISEGASTTEGIRDAQVSFTIPNNVEIQSLPTTNGQYTVSPANPQPGDTVTITYNNELSVGSLHKLEAWFRFPAGVSLPSESFEPVIDLSASNAFSHTMTPDEVNPANNPLGTVMQVTPQNINPIFLHSATIDLTREAYLGGLNQNDASVTIEFPGDAEVLSVVYKDVEYPVVDDGSGGKVATVPIGLLGVGNQNDKETITVLYSYPPMTAPGETQYQIDVTYTATRFDGTPITETGSISETVSYQNGGADANAFFMKHAVGQVYRTGDQAVSFELDYTPYADMKGATLTDDPLRAGEANFFDAVEYRTVTWVPYAILDPSRGETVRTQMLYQTASDPGVWRAAGSPSATGRVNIDSLGLAAGDYVTQVQFKFFGATGDEVTAGSSPVKIRILGTTTDGIVNTGTSYDDNALTNGAYMTGEIRFPGSSTYSQIEDEGIKNARTTTTNVVANNPEVGLAGWESPSSPNPIIPGKDVSFSVRHYITNSVLRDATSYLIVDPNIEILDMELDSRFPDATWSVSVANNGYQLVSITWNGDITSAWTQYSVNLKGIAKPGIGSEAYFRYLVASDDPTQQYSGGGAGVVNSWYLNRPADWAIIDALADRAYGSTYRWGIPVDNGLGLNPQKLASVNGSDYALTQTTDTSLGARSGYFSLSATNTESTNLEEVRIIDMLPVLGDTMALSSNAKKSTAQLQVDSMTDTSGAALSSAFELYYSEDATPATNQIDLTDFSGSSGATWTPWDGASALPSTAKAVMLVKTDGLNATDSFEVRLNVTIPENAASTTLVGWNAMSAGGKHAGGYIVPGEPHKSGIYISKSSADKKLAGILWEDADGNDTRDASEPVYANKIVRLYDWDDSLVAQTTTDAVGHYEFDRLLPERYRVEIDLPVNLEITGYQAISDKEVDNDFVRADTYLASATVNLATESHPENVDGGFYTKASIGDYVWEDTDGNGVQDSHEPGFENAKVTLYRMNGSVAEETGSMTTSAGGAYSFTGLKPGTYKVAIEPLSTHIPTDLAVGGAGAENDSKLKDTWETDELALASGDARSDVDAGLTGALDGTVTLTKVDHNGDGLADAVFGIWPSGADVEADEPLKTATSQADGSVTFADLASGEYQVKEITAPAGFDADSAVHQARIVSNLQLNVDLGTVANTLSLGTIALTKTDGDGAALAGATFGLWLATADPALDDPLETAESGQDGTVVFTDKAQGSYLVKEIAAPEGYVMSEDVHQVTLDRTTLSFDIGQVMNQKVEDPTPPDPPGPVDPIDPVDPTDPADPADPSNPAASKPAATPSGAAWAATGDSVLPLLVAIGALAVLALGVLAGVAIRGRSNRR